One region of Desulfobacterales bacterium genomic DNA includes:
- a CDS encoding S24/S26 family peptidase translates to MKPHRPEPALLLKKGELSLSGPALKDLMQAVLRKHVPFRFRASGFSMAPFIKDGDVLTVFPVIDSPPGIGDVAAFSHPAGGRLAVHRIVAQNKSGYRLKGDGADDADGMVSQANIIGIVRKVERNGHRVLLGLGPEKILIAFLSVTGLLSHLLRPLWLFFKTLRGVR, encoded by the coding sequence TTGAAGCCCCACCGTCCTGAACCCGCTCTTTTATTGAAAAAAGGCGAGCTGTCACTTTCCGGGCCGGCCCTTAAGGACCTCATGCAGGCGGTGCTCCGTAAGCATGTCCCCTTCAGGTTCCGGGCAAGCGGTTTCAGCATGGCACCCTTTATAAAAGACGGCGACGTGCTGACGGTCTTCCCCGTTATAGATTCCCCGCCCGGCATAGGCGATGTGGCGGCATTTTCACACCCGGCTGGCGGAAGGCTCGCGGTCCACCGGATAGTGGCCCAAAACAAATCCGGCTACCGCCTGAAAGGCGACGGCGCGGATGACGCCGATGGTATGGTCTCTCAGGCAAATATTATCGGCATTGTCCGCAAAGTGGAACGAAACGGCCATCGGGTTTTACTCGGGTTGGGGCCCGAAAAAATTCTGATTGCATTCCTTTCCGTCACGGGACTTCTTTCGCATTTACTGCGCCCGTTATGGCTGTTTTTTAAAACCCTTCGCGGAGTCCGCTGA
- a CDS encoding PqqD family protein, whose amino-acid sequence MNTNISLDVAYIPSEDVVARVIEGELIIVPLTAGIGDMEDELYTLNETGKAIWDLLDGKMTLKNVARKLSAEFEAPENEIERDVLGLVSELYQRRMVVEAPPS is encoded by the coding sequence ATGAATACAAATATTTCCCTTGATGTCGCCTATATTCCCTCCGAAGATGTGGTCGCCCGGGTCATTGAAGGAGAGCTTATTATCGTCCCCCTTACAGCCGGCATTGGCGACATGGAAGATGAGCTTTATACTTTGAACGAAACCGGAAAGGCCATCTGGGACCTGCTGGACGGCAAAATGACATTAAAAAACGTGGCCCGGAAGCTGTCGGCCGAATTTGAGGCCCCTGAAAATGAAATTGAAAGGGATGTTCTGGGGCTGGTGTCGGAACTTTACCAAAGGAGAATGGTGGTTGAAGCCCCACCGTCCTGA
- a CDS encoding radical SAM protein gives MPDSYLTKIRIDQAHLWKGKSPLLSTLDMELTERCNLNCIHCYINQPADNDSIKKQELSTETIKAVLSEAASLGCLSVRFTGGEPLLREDFSEIYLFSRKLGLKVRLFTNATLITPDLVEILGRIPPLEKIEITVYGIKKNSCEAVTRTPGSFKAAFDGINLLRRHHIPFELKTVVLPPNQHELVEFEVLTKALSEVDEPPGNTIVLNLRARRDSQLKNRSIKRLRMSPIESMKIITRQGEGYRKEMKAFCAGFMAPAGGRLFPCGAGVGGGCVDAYGALQPCMLLRHPDTIYNLTNGSLRGALTGFFPKVRRLKATHPEYLLRCARCFLKGLCEQCPAKSWMEHGTLDTPVEYYCVFAHAQAEYLGLLRPGEKAWEVLNWRERIKSFPGSTPPDKASCDPVGCRTDGYTV, from the coding sequence ATGCCGGATTCTTATCTGACTAAAATACGGATTGATCAGGCCCACCTATGGAAGGGCAAATCGCCGCTATTAAGTACGCTTGACATGGAGCTGACCGAACGCTGCAACCTGAATTGCATCCACTGTTACATCAATCAACCGGCAGACAACGACTCAATAAAAAAACAGGAACTTTCCACTGAAACAATCAAAGCAGTTCTTAGCGAGGCAGCCTCTCTGGGTTGCTTATCCGTGCGGTTTACCGGAGGTGAACCGCTGTTAAGGGAGGATTTCAGCGAAATCTATCTTTTCAGCAGAAAACTGGGTTTGAAAGTACGGCTTTTCACCAATGCCACCCTGATCACGCCCGATCTGGTTGAAATTTTAGGCCGCATCCCGCCGCTGGAAAAAATTGAAATTACGGTTTACGGGATAAAAAAGAATTCCTGCGAGGCGGTTACCCGGACACCGGGTTCGTTTAAGGCCGCCTTTGACGGGATCAACCTGCTCCGGCGCCACCACATCCCCTTTGAATTAAAAACAGTCGTTCTGCCGCCCAACCAACATGAGTTGGTGGAATTTGAAGTTTTGACCAAAGCTCTTTCGGAAGTAGATGAACCGCCCGGGAATACCATTGTATTAAACCTGCGCGCCCGACGGGACTCGCAATTGAAAAACCGTTCCATCAAACGTCTGAGGATGTCGCCTATAGAAAGCATGAAAATCATAACCCGGCAGGGAGAAGGCTACCGAAAAGAGATGAAGGCTTTCTGTGCCGGTTTCATGGCCCCGGCCGGTGGCAGGCTTTTCCCCTGCGGTGCGGGAGTGGGCGGCGGCTGTGTCGATGCCTATGGGGCTTTACAACCCTGTATGCTGCTCCGACACCCCGACACTATCTATAATCTGACTAACGGGTCGCTTAGAGGTGCCCTAACCGGTTTTTTTCCTAAAGTCAGAAGGCTGAAAGCGACCCATCCGGAATATTTGCTGCGCTGTGCCCGCTGCTTTTTAAAAGGCCTTTGTGAACAATGCCCGGCCAAATCCTGGATGGAGCACGGCACCCTGGATACACCCGTGGAATATTATTGTGTCTTTGCCCACGCACAAGCCGAATATCTGGGCCTGCTCAGACCGGGTGAAAAGGCCTGGGAGGTACTGAATTGGCGGGAGAGAATCAAAAGCTTCCCCGGCTCAACGCCTCCGGACAAAGCGAGCTGCGATCCGGTTGGATGCCGCACAGATGGATACACGGTCTGA